In Perognathus longimembris pacificus isolate PPM17 chromosome 3, ASM2315922v1, whole genome shotgun sequence, a single window of DNA contains:
- the Wsb2 gene encoding WD repeat and SOCS box-containing protein 2 isoform X1, whose protein sequence is MLSPASEEPLLLAELKPGRPHQFDWKSSCETWSVAFSPDGSWFAWSQGHCIVKLIPWPLEEQFIPKGFEAKSRSSKNDTKGRGSPKEKTLDCGQIVWGLAFSPWPSAPSRKLWARHHSQAPDVSCLILATGLNDGQIKIWEVQTGLLLLNLSGHQDVVRDLSFTPSGSLILVSASRDKTLRIWDLNKHGKQIQVLSGHLQWVYCCSISPDCSMLCSAAGEKSVFLWSMRSYTLIRKLEGHQSSVVSCDFSPDSALLVTASYDTNVIMWDPYTGERLRSLHHTQLDPAMDDSDVHMSSLRSVCFSPEGLYLATVADDRLLRIWALELKAPVAFAPMTNGLCCTFFPHGGVIATGTRDGHVQFWTAPRVLSSLKHLCRKALRSFLTTYQVLALPIPKKMKEFLTYRTF, encoded by the exons ATGCTGTCTCCTGCCTCAGAAGAACCGCTGCTGCTGGCTGAACTCAAGCCTGGGCGCCCCCACCAATTTGATTGGAAGTCGAGCTGTGAGACCTGGAGCGTGGCCTTCTCCCCTGACGGCTCCTGGTTTGCCTGGTCTCAAGGACACTGCATTGTCAAGCTCATCCCCTGGCCGTTGGAGGAGCAGTT CATCCCCAAAGGGTTTGAAGCCAAAAGCCGAAGCAGCAAAAATGACACAAAAGGACGAGGCAGCCCAAAGGAGAAGACCCTGGACTGTGGGCAGATTGTGTGGGGGTTGGCCTTCAGCCCCTGGCCTTCTGCGCCCAGCAGGAAGCTCTGGGCGCGGCACCATTCCCAAGCACCAGATGTCTCTTGCCTGATCCTTGCTACAGGGCTCAACGATGGTCAGATCAAGATCTGGGAGGTGCAGACAG GGCTCCTGCTTTTGAATCTCTCTGGCCACCAAGACGTCGTGAGAGATCTGAGCTTCACACCCAGTGGCAGCTTGATTTTGGTCTCTGCCTCACGGGATAAGACTCTTCGAATCTGGGACCTAAATAAACACG GGAAGCAGATTCAGGTGCTGTCAGGCCACCTGCAGTGGGTTTACTGCTGCTCCATCTCCCCAGACTGCAGCATGCTGTGCTCTGCGGCTGGAGAGAAGTCG GTCTTTCTGTGGAGCATGCGGTCTTACACGTTAATCCGGAAGCTAGAGGGCCACCAGAGCAGCGTGGTCTCCTGCGACTTCTCCCCTGACTCAGCCTTGTTGGTCACGGCCTCTTATGATACCAACGTCATTATGTGGGACCCCTACACTGGCGAGAGGCTGAGGTCCCTGCA CCACACCCAGCTGGACCCTGCCATGGACGACAGCGACGTCCACATGAGCTCCCTGAGATCTGTGTGCTTCTCTCCTGAAGGCTTGTACCTTGCCACTGTGGCAGATGACAG GCtcctcaggatctgggcactggagCTGAAAGCTCCAGTTGCATTTGCCCCCATGACCAACGGGCTCTGCTGCACATTTTTCCCACATGGTGGAGTTATTGCCACAGG GACACGAGATGGCCATGTCCAGTTCTGGACCGCTCCTAGAGTCTTGTCCTCACTGAAACACTTATGCCGGAAAGCCCTGCGGAGCTTCCTGACCACTTACCAAGTCCTGGCACTGCCGATCCCCAAGAAGATGAAGGAGTTCCTCACATACAGGACTTTCTGA
- the Wsb2 gene encoding WD repeat and SOCS box-containing protein 2 isoform X2, producing MEAGEEPLLLAELKPGRPHQFDWKSSCETWSVAFSPDGSWFAWSQGHCIVKLIPWPLEEQFIPKGFEAKSRSSKNDTKGRGSPKEKTLDCGQIVWGLAFSPWPSAPSRKLWARHHSQAPDVSCLILATGLNDGQIKIWEVQTGLLLLNLSGHQDVVRDLSFTPSGSLILVSASRDKTLRIWDLNKHGKQIQVLSGHLQWVYCCSISPDCSMLCSAAGEKSVFLWSMRSYTLIRKLEGHQSSVVSCDFSPDSALLVTASYDTNVIMWDPYTGERLRSLHHTQLDPAMDDSDVHMSSLRSVCFSPEGLYLATVADDRLLRIWALELKAPVAFAPMTNGLCCTFFPHGGVIATGTRDGHVQFWTAPRVLSSLKHLCRKALRSFLTTYQVLALPIPKKMKEFLTYRTF from the exons AAGAACCGCTGCTGCTGGCTGAACTCAAGCCTGGGCGCCCCCACCAATTTGATTGGAAGTCGAGCTGTGAGACCTGGAGCGTGGCCTTCTCCCCTGACGGCTCCTGGTTTGCCTGGTCTCAAGGACACTGCATTGTCAAGCTCATCCCCTGGCCGTTGGAGGAGCAGTT CATCCCCAAAGGGTTTGAAGCCAAAAGCCGAAGCAGCAAAAATGACACAAAAGGACGAGGCAGCCCAAAGGAGAAGACCCTGGACTGTGGGCAGATTGTGTGGGGGTTGGCCTTCAGCCCCTGGCCTTCTGCGCCCAGCAGGAAGCTCTGGGCGCGGCACCATTCCCAAGCACCAGATGTCTCTTGCCTGATCCTTGCTACAGGGCTCAACGATGGTCAGATCAAGATCTGGGAGGTGCAGACAG GGCTCCTGCTTTTGAATCTCTCTGGCCACCAAGACGTCGTGAGAGATCTGAGCTTCACACCCAGTGGCAGCTTGATTTTGGTCTCTGCCTCACGGGATAAGACTCTTCGAATCTGGGACCTAAATAAACACG GGAAGCAGATTCAGGTGCTGTCAGGCCACCTGCAGTGGGTTTACTGCTGCTCCATCTCCCCAGACTGCAGCATGCTGTGCTCTGCGGCTGGAGAGAAGTCG GTCTTTCTGTGGAGCATGCGGTCTTACACGTTAATCCGGAAGCTAGAGGGCCACCAGAGCAGCGTGGTCTCCTGCGACTTCTCCCCTGACTCAGCCTTGTTGGTCACGGCCTCTTATGATACCAACGTCATTATGTGGGACCCCTACACTGGCGAGAGGCTGAGGTCCCTGCA CCACACCCAGCTGGACCCTGCCATGGACGACAGCGACGTCCACATGAGCTCCCTGAGATCTGTGTGCTTCTCTCCTGAAGGCTTGTACCTTGCCACTGTGGCAGATGACAG GCtcctcaggatctgggcactggagCTGAAAGCTCCAGTTGCATTTGCCCCCATGACCAACGGGCTCTGCTGCACATTTTTCCCACATGGTGGAGTTATTGCCACAGG GACACGAGATGGCCATGTCCAGTTCTGGACCGCTCCTAGAGTCTTGTCCTCACTGAAACACTTATGCCGGAAAGCCCTGCGGAGCTTCCTGACCACTTACCAAGTCCTGGCACTGCCGATCCCCAAGAAGATGAAGGAGTTCCTCACATACAGGACTTTCTGA